Proteins from a single region of Chryseomicrobium sp. FSL W7-1435:
- a CDS encoding F0F1 ATP synthase subunit epsilon — protein sequence MPTLTVNIVTPDGPVYDAQVDMVIAKTVTGEVGILPGHIPMVAPLEIGAVKLKRDGKVEYVAITGGFVEVRPQQVSILTPSAELAESIDAARAKEALRRAEERLQNKQDNVDFKRAELALQRAMNRINVKEDNM from the coding sequence ATGCCGACATTAACAGTCAATATTGTCACTCCAGACGGCCCAGTATACGATGCTCAAGTAGATATGGTGATCGCGAAAACGGTCACAGGTGAAGTTGGGATTTTGCCAGGGCATATCCCAATGGTCGCACCTCTTGAAATTGGTGCAGTGAAGCTTAAACGTGATGGCAAAGTCGAGTACGTTGCTATCACGGGCGGCTTTGTTGAAGTTCGCCCTCAGCAGGTGTCAATCTTGACACCTTCTGCAGAGCTTGCTGAATCTATTGACGCTGCTCGTGCGAAAGAAGCACTTCGTCGTGCGGAAGAGCGCTTGCAGAACAAACAAGATAACGTCGATTTCAAGCGTGCGGAACTTGCGTTACAGCGTGCCATGAATCGTATCAACGTTAAAGAGGATAATATGTAA
- a CDS encoding nuclease-related domain-containing protein, with protein sequence MTAYIKTKPIIRDKRDHLIALKQLALRTPAENVTDKAFFTKLYATSKAGYDGEVKIDRILENIPLPALHSIIPDFHTQSKFGSYFQFDSLIITNRYILHLEIKNIRGNIEFQENPAHLIRTYEGVQEKLDCPIHQLARNSKALEIISNNFEVKLPIYSAIVFSHSNAKIASYPQSTKILYKNQIDFFIEKLNSLPELCEKGQLQKIIRTFHALNKNFKELPLSSRYSFDATKLAKGMFCLECEDQLHINSNSRIFNCTVCGNEQHSIVSDTIISMFRIVSPQLKRSEIQEFLNYGCKDTILRALKKLQCTKSGSGKLTNYSLPK encoded by the coding sequence ATGACAGCCTATATCAAAACAAAACCGATTATCCGAGACAAACGAGATCATCTTATTGCTTTAAAACAATTAGCACTTAGAACGCCAGCAGAGAACGTGACAGATAAAGCATTCTTTACAAAACTCTATGCTACTTCTAAAGCTGGATATGATGGAGAAGTGAAAATAGATCGTATTCTCGAGAACATTCCTCTTCCAGCACTCCATTCAATCATTCCTGACTTTCATACACAATCAAAATTTGGATCTTATTTTCAGTTTGATAGTCTAATCATCACCAATAGATATATTCTTCATTTAGAAATTAAAAATATTAGAGGTAATATAGAGTTTCAAGAGAACCCTGCTCATCTTATTCGCACATACGAAGGAGTTCAAGAAAAATTAGATTGCCCGATTCATCAACTCGCAAGAAACAGTAAAGCTTTAGAAATTATTTCAAACAACTTTGAAGTCAAACTCCCGATTTATTCTGCAATCGTATTTAGCCACTCTAACGCGAAAATAGCGTCCTACCCGCAATCAACAAAAATTCTATACAAAAATCAAATTGATTTCTTTATTGAAAAACTTAATTCCCTTCCAGAACTGTGTGAAAAAGGACAGCTTCAAAAGATTATTCGCACGTTCCATGCTTTAAATAAAAACTTTAAGGAATTGCCCCTCAGCAGTCGTTATTCTTTTGACGCAACTAAATTGGCTAAAGGGATGTTTTGTTTAGAGTGCGAAGACCAGCTGCACATTAACAGTAATTCGCGAATTTTTAATTGTACTGTTTGTGGTAATGAACAGCATTCAATAGTGAGTGACACAATTATAAGTATGTTTAGAATTGTAAGTCCTCAATTGAAACGATCGGAAATACAAGAATTCCTAAATTACGGTTGTAAAGATACAATTTTACGAGCACTCAAAAAACTCCAATGCACAAAATCAGGCAGCGGCAAATTAACCAATTATTCTCTACCTAAGTAG
- a CDS encoding DUF1146 family protein: MLLADLAMQSIVAIAVHLFFIVIAFYGLQSVRLEQVFKKGHVFQVQIMMILLSLVIGTTAGNFFLQLMNWSSQLQYLF, translated from the coding sequence GTGTTACTTGCTGACTTAGCGATGCAATCGATTGTTGCCATTGCTGTTCACCTATTTTTTATAGTGATTGCGTTTTATGGCCTTCAAAGTGTGCGCCTTGAACAGGTGTTCAAGAAAGGACACGTATTTCAAGTGCAGATCATGATGATTTTATTGAGTTTAGTCATCGGTACTACTGCAGGAAATTTCTTTTTACAGTTAATGAATTGGTCGTCCCAGCTACAATATTTGTTCTAA
- the murA gene encoding UDP-N-acetylglucosamine 1-carboxyvinyltransferase, with translation MDKIIVKGGRALTGNVRVEGAKNAVLPVLAAALLASKGVNTINEVPSLADVNTINQVLRSLNTKIDYKPENKQVIIDSTATLESEAQFEYVRKMRASILVMGPILARNGFARVALPGGCAIGSRPIDQHLKGFEAMGATISFGQGFVEARTEGRLQGAKIYLDFPSVGATENIMTAAALAEGTTVIENAAKEPEIVDLANFINNMGGKVKGAGTDVIKIEGVAELTGAEHSIIPDRIEAGTFMVAAAITRGDVTIENAVPEHMTALISKMQEMGVEITESEEGLRIQAKGELKSVDIKTMPHPGFPTDMQSQMMALMMTAHGTGIITETVFENRFMHVEEFRRMNGNLKIEGRSVIMENPSDLQGAEVAATDLRAAAALILAGLVSEGVTRVTELVHLDRGYVDFDKKLATLGADVERVGTETVEREVQPV, from the coding sequence TTGGATAAAATTATCGTCAAAGGCGGGCGCGCTTTAACAGGAAACGTAAGAGTCGAAGGAGCTAAAAATGCAGTGTTACCAGTACTTGCTGCCGCACTCCTCGCTTCAAAAGGTGTCAACACTATCAATGAAGTACCATCTCTAGCAGATGTAAATACTATCAACCAGGTTCTTCGTAGCCTGAATACAAAAATCGACTACAAACCTGAAAATAAACAGGTGATCATCGATTCGACAGCAACACTAGAAAGCGAAGCGCAATTCGAGTACGTTCGCAAAATGCGTGCATCGATTCTAGTTATGGGGCCAATCTTAGCACGTAACGGTTTTGCTCGCGTGGCATTACCAGGTGGCTGTGCTATCGGAAGCCGACCGATCGATCAACATTTAAAAGGCTTTGAAGCTATGGGAGCAACAATCTCATTTGGACAAGGTTTCGTAGAAGCTCGTACAGAAGGTCGTCTACAAGGGGCAAAAATCTACCTCGACTTCCCAAGTGTTGGAGCAACTGAAAATATTATGACGGCCGCTGCTCTTGCAGAAGGAACAACTGTCATTGAAAATGCAGCTAAAGAACCTGAGATTGTGGATCTTGCTAACTTTATCAACAATATGGGTGGTAAAGTAAAAGGTGCCGGAACAGACGTTATCAAAATTGAAGGTGTTGCTGAACTTACGGGTGCAGAACATTCCATCATTCCTGACCGCATCGAAGCAGGTACGTTCATGGTAGCAGCAGCGATTACACGTGGAGACGTGACAATCGAAAACGCAGTACCTGAGCATATGACAGCACTTATCTCGAAAATGCAAGAAATGGGCGTTGAAATCACTGAATCAGAAGAAGGCTTACGCATTCAAGCAAAAGGTGAACTGAAATCAGTTGATATTAAGACAATGCCTCACCCAGGTTTCCCTACAGATATGCAGTCACAAATGATGGCTCTTATGATGACAGCCCACGGTACGGGTATCATCACGGAAACAGTATTTGAAAATCGCTTCATGCACGTTGAAGAATTCCGCCGCATGAACGGTAACTTAAAAATCGAAGGTCGTTCAGTTATTATGGAAAACCCATCTGATTTACAAGGTGCAGAAGTTGCCGCAACAGATTTACGTGCAGCAGCAGCACTTATCCTAGCAGGACTTGTATCAGAAGGCGTAACCCGTGTAACAGAGCTTGTCCACTTAGATCGTGGATACGTAGATTTCGATAAAAAACTAGCAACATTAGGTGCAGACGTTGAACGAGTTGGTACAGAAACAGTAGAACGTGAAGTACAACCGGTCTAA
- the spoIID gene encoding stage II sporulation protein D, producing the protein MQKQQIAKPCTPEIHVKGEAQPLSLDSYLLGVLAGEMPANFPPEALRAQAMAARTYVLKSTAFGQNAIDSTVDAQVYLNAQQRNEKWGADTALFETKLQQAIESTNNQLITYEGEPITAMFFSTSNGSTESAENFSGNAYPYLIPVTSAEPDLRPAEKLLTLEEFALTLGVPETQIPELTIVRNETGRVQLVKLPTRTLTGREFRTLFELPSTDFTIELTATTIQIHSSGYGHGVGMSQYGAKAMAEQGKVAEEIVAHYYPGTQLAVIPGCEKK; encoded by the coding sequence TTGCAAAAACAACAAATTGCCAAACCCTGTACACCCGAAATCCATGTGAAAGGAGAAGCACAACCGCTTTCGCTCGATAGCTACCTTCTTGGTGTCCTTGCTGGGGAGATGCCCGCCAACTTTCCGCCTGAAGCACTTCGCGCACAAGCCATGGCAGCCCGTACATATGTCTTGAAATCCACCGCGTTTGGGCAGAACGCCATTGATTCCACAGTAGACGCGCAAGTGTATTTGAATGCACAACAGCGTAATGAGAAATGGGGAGCAGATACCGCCCTATTCGAAACGAAATTACAACAAGCGATTGAATCTACCAACAATCAGTTGATCACTTACGAAGGGGAACCGATAACGGCTATGTTTTTTTCTACTAGTAATGGCTCCACAGAATCGGCTGAAAACTTCAGCGGGAATGCGTACCCGTATTTAATTCCGGTCACAAGTGCGGAGCCTGATCTTCGCCCAGCAGAAAAGCTGCTGACACTGGAGGAGTTTGCATTGACACTCGGGGTTCCAGAAACACAGATTCCTGAGTTGACGATAGTTCGCAATGAAACTGGCCGAGTCCAGCTTGTAAAACTTCCTACGCGTACGTTAACGGGAAGAGAATTTCGTACCTTATTCGAGCTTCCTTCCACAGATTTTACGATTGAATTGACAGCGACTACAATTCAAATCCACTCTTCAGGCTACGGGCATGGGGTGGGAATGAGTCAATACGGCGCCAAAGCGATGGCAGAACAAGGTAAGGTGGCGGAAGAAATCGTAGCTCATTATTATCCGGGAACGCAGTTGGCGGTTATTCCCGGTTGTGAAAAAAAATAA
- a CDS encoding M23 family metallopeptidase codes for MNMKPSMKNSSFIEATKKKWFYPVVYGAAAIAIAGMAWSYDVWNTDESTLPVTTLEVNEAGETVTLNPPKAQEVLSYPYADDLAEEMLVIQPFYDLEATEEERSKSIMVFNQTYSTSSGITLSKSNEPFEVRAALTGTVTNIIEDEFMGDAVVMSHENGMETYYRSVTEITVKVGDEVQQGDMLATSSTNHWNTTAGNHLLFEVKENGQYVNPAKYIAF; via the coding sequence ATGAACATGAAACCGTCAATGAAAAATTCCTCCTTCATTGAAGCGACAAAAAAGAAATGGTTTTATCCGGTCGTGTACGGAGCGGCCGCCATTGCAATTGCAGGGATGGCTTGGAGTTACGATGTATGGAACACAGACGAGTCCACGCTGCCGGTGACGACTCTCGAGGTGAATGAGGCAGGTGAGACTGTCACATTGAATCCGCCCAAGGCACAAGAGGTTCTCTCTTATCCATACGCGGATGACCTAGCAGAAGAAATGCTCGTTATTCAGCCGTTCTATGACCTAGAAGCGACGGAAGAAGAACGCAGCAAGTCTATCATGGTATTTAACCAAACCTACTCCACAAGTTCAGGTATCACACTTTCCAAGAGCAATGAGCCATTTGAGGTGCGTGCAGCACTTACAGGAACCGTTACAAATATCATCGAGGACGAATTTATGGGTGACGCAGTCGTCATGTCGCATGAAAACGGCATGGAGACCTACTACCGCTCAGTGACCGAGATTACAGTCAAAGTCGGTGATGAAGTCCAACAAGGCGATATGTTGGCGACATCTAGCACTAATCACTGGAATACAACTGCAGGTAATCACTTATTGTTCGAAGTGAAAGAGAATGGTCAATATGTAAATCCAGCTAAATACATTGCATTTTAA
- a CDS encoding rod shape-determining protein: MFSKDIGIDLGTANVLIHVKGKGIVLNEPSVVALDRQTRRVLAVGNEARQMLGRTPGNIVAIRPLKDGVIADFDVTETMLKHFINKLNVKGMFSKPRILICCPTNITSVEQKAIREAAEKSGGKKVFLEEEPKVAAIGAGMDIYQPTGNMVVDIGGGTTDVAVLSMGDIVTSESIRIAGDVFDQDILHYIKREYKLLIGERTAENIKVEIGTVYPNGRHETMDIRGRDMVTGLPRTLTITSEEIEGALRESVAVIVQACKNVLEKTPPELSADIIDRGVIITGGGALLHGIDHLLTDELKVPVFLAENPMDCVAIGTGMILDNMGKSRKR, from the coding sequence ATGTTTTCAAAAGATATAGGCATTGATTTGGGGACAGCCAATGTGCTAATCCATGTCAAAGGAAAAGGAATCGTTTTAAACGAACCATCCGTGGTAGCACTTGACCGCCAAACGCGCCGGGTCTTAGCTGTGGGGAACGAAGCGCGTCAAATGTTAGGCCGTACCCCTGGAAATATTGTGGCGATCCGTCCTCTAAAAGACGGCGTCATTGCTGATTTTGATGTAACCGAGACCATGCTAAAGCATTTCATCAATAAACTGAACGTGAAAGGTATGTTCAGTAAGCCTCGTATCTTGATTTGCTGTCCGACCAACATCACGAGTGTGGAGCAAAAAGCCATACGTGAAGCGGCAGAAAAATCAGGAGGGAAGAAAGTATTCCTTGAAGAAGAACCAAAAGTAGCTGCAATTGGTGCTGGAATGGACATCTATCAACCTACTGGAAACATGGTAGTGGATATCGGCGGCGGCACAACCGATGTAGCTGTGTTGTCGATGGGTGACATTGTCACTTCAGAATCTATCCGAATTGCGGGAGACGTTTTCGATCAAGACATCTTGCACTATATTAAACGTGAGTATAAATTGTTGATTGGTGAACGTACTGCCGAGAATATCAAAGTAGAAATCGGCACAGTCTATCCTAATGGCCGTCATGAAACGATGGACATTCGAGGCCGTGATATGGTGACGGGACTTCCACGCACGTTGACTATCACTTCAGAAGAAATTGAAGGTGCACTTCGTGAATCAGTGGCCGTGATTGTACAGGCCTGCAAAAATGTATTGGAAAAAACACCACCAGAATTGTCGGCAGACATTATTGATCGAGGCGTGATTATTACAGGTGGCGGCGCATTGCTGCACGGGATTGATCACCTTTTAACAGACGAGCTGAAAGTACCTGTATTCTTGGCCGAGAATCCTATGGATTGCGTCGCTATTGGAACAGGTATGATTCTCGACAATATGGGAAAATCACGAAAACGCTAA
- a CDS encoding DNA-directed RNA polymerase subunit beta, which translates to MDEEKVVTRKQVKAVREKTTEGQEKMTEQKPQKPTRWVQIRLIPIWLRVILVLLLIAGAIAGGLTVGYAILGGGEATDALKWETYQHILDIMNGTNE; encoded by the coding sequence ATGGATGAAGAAAAAGTAGTAACACGCAAACAGGTTAAAGCTGTGCGAGAAAAAACCACTGAGGGACAAGAGAAGATGACAGAACAAAAGCCACAAAAACCGACACGCTGGGTTCAAATTCGCTTAATCCCGATTTGGCTACGTGTTATCCTTGTTCTTCTTCTCATTGCTGGAGCTATCGCTGGTGGCTTAACAGTCGGCTACGCAATTTTAGGTGGCGGTGAAGCAACAGATGCGTTGAAGTGGGAGACCTACCAACATATTCTCGACATCATGAACGGGACGAATGAATAA
- the fabZ gene encoding 3-hydroxyacyl-ACP dehydratase FabZ, with protein sequence MLTTEQIQAILPHRYPFLLVDRILEIEEGKRAVGLKNVSINEEYFNGHFPGYPVMPGVLIVEALAQVGATAVLQMPEYKGRLAFFTGIDNCRFKRQVKPGDQLRLEVELTRLRGQIGKGHAIATVDGEIACEADILFAIGPKVEESKN encoded by the coding sequence ATGTTAACAACAGAACAAATTCAAGCTATCTTGCCACACCGCTACCCATTCTTACTGGTCGATCGTATTTTAGAAATCGAAGAAGGAAAACGGGCAGTTGGTTTAAAAAATGTTTCCATCAATGAGGAATATTTCAATGGCCATTTTCCAGGCTATCCAGTAATGCCAGGTGTATTAATTGTAGAAGCGTTAGCTCAAGTTGGGGCAACAGCTGTCTTACAAATGCCGGAATACAAAGGACGTTTAGCCTTTTTCACGGGAATCGATAATTGCCGTTTCAAACGTCAAGTCAAGCCAGGCGACCAGCTTCGCTTAGAAGTCGAATTGACACGCCTTCGTGGTCAAATTGGTAAAGGTCACGCCATCGCTACTGTAGACGGTGAAATCGCATGTGAAGCAGACATTCTTTTTGCAATTGGCCCTAAAGTAGAAGAATCTAAAAACTAG
- a CDS encoding YwpF family protein, giving the protein MKTFKVIETSILSQHESKLIPLEDGIIINQENSARSWAIELFTIKELKTYFDDLVATQEIVEARVVISYPENEPAPFEVMAYSVKQVGDSISVLFRGTLKQARRKYAEGLLAELIEDGFEGDALLQRFEKAMKERPALKDEEDES; this is encoded by the coding sequence ATGAAAACATTTAAAGTCATCGAAACATCCATCCTTAGTCAACACGAGTCCAAATTGATTCCTTTAGAAGATGGCATCATCATCAACCAAGAAAATTCAGCACGCTCTTGGGCAATTGAACTGTTTACCATCAAAGAGTTGAAGACTTACTTTGATGATTTAGTCGCCACACAAGAGATCGTTGAGGCGCGAGTAGTTATTTCCTACCCAGAAAACGAACCAGCCCCTTTTGAAGTGATGGCGTATTCTGTTAAACAAGTTGGCGATTCCATTTCTGTCCTATTCCGCGGAACGTTGAAGCAAGCGCGCCGAAAGTACGCAGAGGGCTTACTAGCGGAGTTGATTGAAGATGGCTTTGAAGGCGATGCGCTTCTTCAACGATTTGAGAAAGCGATGAAAGAACGACCTGCCTTGAAAGACGAAGAAGACGAGTCTTAA
- a CDS encoding single-stranded DNA-binding protein, whose product MNKVALIGRLTKDPVLRTLHQDGRGVTGFSMAVPNGYKKDEADFVTCTVFGKLAELTVKYCGKGSLVGVTGRLHTRSYDKEGTRVYVTEVIVEEIRFLATKRKEEQPADQVEVAEDRFEFPTEFKPNTTPV is encoded by the coding sequence GTGAACAAGGTTGCATTAATCGGTCGATTGACGAAAGATCCAGTCCTCCGCACACTCCATCAGGACGGCAGAGGCGTAACGGGCTTCAGTATGGCCGTTCCCAATGGGTACAAAAAAGATGAAGCCGACTTCGTTACTTGTACCGTTTTTGGAAAACTGGCGGAACTGACCGTCAAGTACTGTGGAAAAGGATCTTTAGTCGGTGTGACAGGTCGACTACATACGCGGTCTTACGACAAAGAAGGCACGCGCGTCTACGTCACCGAGGTCATCGTAGAAGAAATACGATTTTTAGCAACGAAACGCAAGGAAGAACAGCCCGCTGATCAAGTAGAAGTAGCTGAAGACCGCTTTGAATTTCCTACAGAGTTTAAACCAAATACGACTCCAGTCTAA
- a CDS encoding DEAD/DEAH box helicase, whose amino-acid sequence MKLFSIPLYVEKLDGGFAVSSPGSTERLKTSLYGKHRDSFFGLPIEDQKGKFVLSSLDAIDLLPNPSDLYEFYGHDAESVQHFEAITKAATLWNKPDLWEHVGFDVNSIYVSASDDEAVTSIVETAILQKARQAAFSYDDLVSLQDYFKNGGWPIHKVQQHPDIHVALRLMEPDDSSDEWTLETVIRGVRSSSYWAPALKKRSLPIEQALPAKWEHLSDVVTSFQRGIIPFVSLLEEESETFYSIGLDDMQVRDFLRHDLAKLQAFGYDVVLPAWLKEIKESKMQVRASASTSRYKSAAGLEQIIQFNWNFSLGGQEISEDQFRQMVEENRSFIRSGDQWFQIDAQWIQEIRKLLDRSEEEEWTVRDLLFQELPDELTLAADEEDEDDPLIQFQLHQSLETYLNQLQEKKAFPEVPPSPRLLTELRPYQQLGLNWLAFMRSESFGAILADDMGLGKTIQLIAYLLNVHEQDAEKPSLIICPTSVLGNWQKELEKFAPSLRVATHYGSNRGVITTDADVVLTTYGIATQDAETLQQIAWSSVTLDEAQNIKNMQTKQSRAIRKLRGVHHIALTGTPVENRLSELWAIFDFIHKGYLGSFKSFQDTYMAPIERDEDEQAKDRLRVKIQPFLLRRTKRDPDLQLNLPEKLEQKEYCALTTEQAALYESLIQESVSQLGNLSGFQRKGLVLKMLSKLKQLCNHPALYLKEPFDEAEVMLQRSAKLAGIVSLAGEIAARGEQCLIFTQYIGMGHLLQHCFSELYDIDSPFLTGSMPKGQRDHLVASFQASEFPIFLLSLKAGGTGLNLTAATHVIHADRWWNPAVENQATDRAYRIGQQQFVHVHKFLTIGTIEEKIDALLEQKQSLSDELIHSSQWITELSDDELTDLLSLS is encoded by the coding sequence GTGAAACTATTTTCTATCCCACTCTATGTGGAAAAACTTGATGGGGGCTTTGCTGTATCAAGCCCTGGCAGTACCGAACGATTAAAAACTTCCCTATATGGCAAGCACCGAGACAGTTTTTTCGGTCTTCCCATTGAAGATCAAAAAGGAAAGTTTGTGTTATCTTCCCTAGACGCGATTGACCTGCTCCCAAACCCATCAGATCTCTATGAATTCTATGGACATGATGCGGAATCGGTGCAACACTTTGAAGCCATCACAAAGGCAGCAACGCTTTGGAACAAGCCAGACCTTTGGGAACATGTCGGTTTTGATGTAAACAGCATCTATGTTTCAGCTAGCGACGACGAAGCCGTTACTTCTATAGTGGAAACTGCTATTCTTCAGAAAGCGCGACAAGCTGCTTTTTCATATGATGATTTGGTAAGTCTACAGGACTATTTCAAAAATGGGGGTTGGCCTATTCATAAAGTCCAACAGCACCCAGACATTCATGTAGCGCTTCGTTTAATGGAGCCAGATGATTCATCTGATGAATGGACGTTAGAAACTGTCATTCGCGGTGTACGTAGTTCTAGTTACTGGGCTCCTGCCTTAAAAAAACGCTCGCTTCCTATTGAACAGGCACTCCCTGCTAAGTGGGAGCATCTCTCAGACGTTGTTACATCGTTTCAGCGCGGAATCATCCCGTTTGTCTCTCTTTTAGAAGAAGAATCAGAGACTTTCTATTCTATTGGACTTGACGATATGCAGGTCCGTGACTTCCTTCGTCACGATTTAGCGAAGCTACAAGCATTCGGTTACGATGTGGTACTACCTGCTTGGTTAAAAGAAATCAAAGAATCAAAAATGCAAGTCCGCGCATCGGCCAGTACTAGTCGCTATAAGTCAGCTGCAGGCCTAGAACAAATCATTCAGTTCAACTGGAACTTCTCTCTGGGTGGTCAAGAAATTAGTGAAGACCAATTCCGACAAATGGTGGAAGAAAATCGTTCCTTCATTCGTTCTGGTGACCAGTGGTTCCAAATTGATGCGCAGTGGATTCAAGAAATTCGCAAGTTGCTCGACCGCTCGGAAGAAGAAGAATGGACAGTACGGGATCTGTTGTTCCAAGAGCTGCCAGACGAGTTGACACTTGCTGCTGATGAAGAGGATGAAGATGACCCGCTTATCCAGTTCCAGTTGCATCAGTCTCTAGAGACGTACCTCAACCAGTTGCAAGAAAAAAAGGCCTTTCCAGAGGTACCGCCTTCCCCTCGCTTGCTGACAGAGCTTCGACCTTACCAGCAGCTGGGATTGAACTGGCTAGCGTTTATGCGCAGTGAATCCTTTGGGGCTATTCTTGCTGATGACATGGGGCTCGGAAAGACTATTCAGTTGATTGCCTACTTGTTGAATGTTCACGAACAAGATGCTGAGAAGCCGTCTCTCATTATCTGTCCGACATCCGTTCTCGGGAACTGGCAGAAAGAGCTTGAAAAGTTTGCACCTTCTCTTCGTGTTGCCACTCATTACGGGTCCAATCGTGGCGTTATCACGACGGATGCGGATGTTGTTCTAACGACTTACGGAATTGCCACTCAAGATGCCGAGACACTTCAGCAAATTGCTTGGAGTTCTGTGACACTGGATGAAGCACAAAACATTAAAAATATGCAGACCAAGCAGTCACGTGCGATTCGTAAATTACGTGGTGTGCATCACATTGCTTTAACAGGAACACCCGTCGAAAATCGCTTGTCCGAACTGTGGGCGATCTTTGACTTTATTCATAAAGGGTATTTGGGGTCGTTCAAATCGTTCCAAGATACTTACATGGCGCCGATTGAACGAGATGAGGACGAACAGGCGAAGGACCGTTTGCGAGTGAAAATTCAACCGTTCTTGCTACGTCGTACGAAGCGAGATCCAGATCTTCAGTTGAATTTACCTGAGAAGCTGGAGCAAAAAGAGTATTGCGCGTTGACTACCGAGCAGGCAGCACTCTATGAATCGTTAATTCAAGAGTCCGTCAGCCAGCTCGGAAATCTCAGCGGCTTTCAACGAAAAGGGTTGGTTCTTAAAATGCTGAGCAAGTTAAAGCAATTATGTAATCACCCTGCACTTTATTTAAAAGAACCGTTTGATGAAGCGGAGGTCATGCTTCAGCGATCTGCTAAGCTTGCGGGTATCGTGTCGCTTGCAGGTGAAATCGCTGCGCGTGGAGAGCAGTGTCTGATTTTCACACAGTATATCGGGATGGGCCACTTGTTGCAGCACTGCTTCAGTGAACTATACGATATTGATAGTCCTTTCCTGACAGGCAGTATGCCAAAAGGCCAGCGTGATCATTTGGTCGCTTCATTCCAGGCTAGTGAGTTTCCGATTTTCTTATTATCGCTCAAGGCTGGCGGAACGGGACTGAACCTGACTGCAGCTACCCATGTCATCCATGCCGATCGCTGGTGGAATCCGGCAGTTGAAAATCAAGCAACGGACCGAGCTTACCGAATTGGTCAGCAACAGTTCGTGCATGTGCATAAATTTTTAACCATTGGAACAATTGAAGAAAAGATTGACGCGCTACTTGAACAAAAGCAGTCGTTATCTGACGAACTGATTCATTCAAGTCAGTGGATCACTGAATTAAGTGATGATGAGCTGACAGACCTTTTGTCACTTTCCTAA
- a CDS encoding helix-turn-helix transcriptional regulator encodes MKFHEKLKAYRDEQLDISQDEAAKLLKVSNATLSRYESSKRLPSLEMVFAIRKAYQLTDEQFLDLLTDDSSKRKSTESFVEQAHESQGRYYGQFSPLLEELLPLDDFRSLLLQLRDLSKEEQEKLLRNLLKSIT; translated from the coding sequence GTGAAATTTCACGAGAAATTAAAAGCTTATCGAGATGAACAACTAGATATTTCTCAAGATGAGGCTGCTAAGCTATTGAAGGTTTCAAATGCCACTTTGTCACGTTATGAAAGTTCAAAACGTCTTCCGAGTCTAGAGATGGTCTTTGCGATTCGTAAAGCCTATCAACTGACAGATGAACAGTTTTTGGATTTACTCACGGATGACTCCAGTAAACGAAAGTCCACAGAGTCTTTTGTGGAGCAAGCACATGAGTCACAAGGTCGCTATTATGGTCAGTTTTCTCCTCTTCTAGAAGAACTATTGCCATTGGACGATTTTCGAAGTTTACTACTGCAATTGCGTGATCTTTCAAAAGAAGAGCAGGAAAAGCTGCTTCGTAATTTACTTAAATCAATCACTTAA